A window of Primulina huaijiensis isolate GDHJ02 chromosome 9, ASM1229523v2, whole genome shotgun sequence contains these coding sequences:
- the LOC140984061 gene encoding F-box/kelch-repeat protein At1g30090-like: MRSNVLDLDLEFELSDSGCSLIPGLPDDVALLCLLRVPVDNHGACKAACKRWYSLFGSKEHFFGWRKDLGFNDPWLFVFAYHKCTGKIEWKVLDLTHFCWHTIPAMPCKDKVCPQGFRCVAIPHEGVLFVCGGMISDVDCPLNLVLKFEVYKNRWTVMKKMITARSFFASGAINGMIYVAGGNSSNLFDLSSAEVLDPKKGIWKPVASMKTNMAAYDTAVLNGKLLLTEGWFWPLYVVPRGQIYDPQTDIWEHMATGLREGWTGSSVVIYEHLFVVTEDERTEVKVYDGECDSWDVVEGPPLPEQIGKPFCVNGWESKIYVIGQNLHVAVGHIRRLNSSTATDEKHKFLVKWQIMDAPETLFDLRPSSAQIIFA, translated from the coding sequence ATGCGATCCAATGTGTTAGATCTTGATTTGGAATTCGAACTATCTGATAGTGGATGTTCTCTGATTCCGGGACTCCCTGATGATGTCGCTCTTCTGTGTCTTCTTCGGGTTCCAGTTGATAATCATGGAGCCTGTAAGGCTGCTTGCAAAAGATGGTATTCGTTATTTGGCAGTAAGGAGCATTTCTTTGGTTGGAGAAAGGATCTTGGGTTTAATGATCCATGGCTTTTTGTATTTGCGTATCATAAATGTACCGGAAAAATCGAGTGGAAGGTTCTTGACCTTACCCACTTCTGTTGGCATACAATCCCTGCCATGCCTTGTAAGGACAAGGTTTGTCCACAAGGTTTTAGGTGTGTTGCCATCCCACACGAGGGTGTTCTCTTTGTTTGTGGTGGTATGATCTCAGACGTGGATTGCCCGCTTAATCTAGTTCTAAAGTTTGAAGTCTATAAGAATCGATGGACTGTGATGAAAAAGATGATCACCGCAAGGTCTTTTTTTGCTAGTGGGGCCATCAATGGGATGATATATGTCGCCGGAGGAAACAGCTCAAACTTGTTTGATCTCAGTTCAGCTGAAGTCTTGGATCCAAAAAAAGGGATATGGAAGCCAGTAGCTAGCATGAAAACAAACATGGCTGCATATGATACGGCAGTTCTTAATGGGAAGCTCCTCTTGACTGAAGGTTGGTTTTGGCCTTTGTATGTGGTACCTCGAGGTCAGATTTATGACCCACAAACAGATATCTGGGAACATATGGCCACTGGACTTCGAGAAGGCTGGACGGGCTCAAGTGTGGTGATATATGAGCACTTGTTTGTGGTTACAGAGGATGAAAGAACAGAAGTAAAGGTTTACGATGGAGAGTGTGATTCTTGGGATGTAGTAGAAGGACCCCCTTTGCCGGAGCAAATTGGCAAACCTTTCTGTGTCAACGGTTGGGAATCCAAGATCTATGTGATTGGTCAGAATCTTCACGTGGCTGTGGGCCATATAAGGAGGCTGAACTCAAGCACCGCAACTGATGAGAAACACAAATTTTTGGTTAAATGGCAAATCATGGATGCACCTGAAACCCTTTTTGATCTAAGACCATCAAGTGCACAGATTATATTTGCTTAA